A stretch of the Drosophila sulfurigaster albostrigata strain 15112-1811.04 chromosome 2L, ASM2355843v2, whole genome shotgun sequence genome encodes the following:
- the LOC133834979 gene encoding ring canal kelch protein isoform X3, producing MIALTALLTKYTIGIMSNLSNGNLQQQNQQQQQQQPQQQQQQNAEAGAGAAAGAGQEAGVIMPAPGLGIAVGVVQRQRLLIQQQQQLQHQQNPAAEGSGLERGSCLLRYASQNSLDESSQKHIQRPNGKERGTVGQYSNEQHTSRSFDAMNEMRKQKQLCDVILVADDVEIHAHRMVLASCSPYFYAMFTSFEESRKTRITLQSVDARALELLIDYVYTSNVEVNEDNVQVLLTAANLLQLTDVRDACCDFLQTQLDASNCLGIREFADLHGCVELLNYAETYIEQHFNEVIQFDEFLNLTHEQVINLISNDRISVPNEERVYECVIAWLRYDVPMREHFTSLLMEHVRLPFLSKEYITQRVDKELLLEGNIVCKNLIIEALTYHLLPSETKSARTVPRKPVGMPKILLVIGGQAPKAIRSVEWYDLREEKWYQAAEMPNRRCRSGLSVLGDKVYAVGGFNGSLRVRTVDVYDPATDQWANCSNMEARRSTLGVAVLNGCIYAVGGFDGTTGLSSAEMYDPKTEIWRFISSMSTRRSSVGVGVVNGLLYAVGGYDGFSRQCLSSVERYNPELDVWTSVADMSSRRSGAGVGVLNNILYAVGGHDGPMVRKSVEAYDFETDTWRSVADMSYCRRNAGVVAHDGLLYVVGGDDGTSNLASVEVYCPDSDSWRILPALMTIGRSYAGVCMIDKPLUMEEQGALARQAASLAIALLDDENSQAEGTMEGAVGGAIYGNIVAAAAATPPTPAHQQQQQQQQPANHPHYENIYAPIGQPSNNNNNNNNQIAANAPANVEEAQQPPQQQPQQQQQAAATEANQPQQQQQQQAQQAAPPQQARILPINSYRNDLYDRSSSTAAAYDVPRAVRSGLGYRRNFRIDMQNGNRYGSGLRCAPLYASNRNNCQRQRSFDDTESTDGYNLPYANAMRYENIYEQIRDEPLYRTTAAAAAAVAGSRVPLYTRLDVLGHGIGRIERHLSSSCGNIDHYNLGGHYAVLGHSHFGTVGHIRLNANGAAAPASNSSCTVPNCQGYVSASAGVAGTSATAAAAAAAAAATEYGNVKVPVKNSASSFFSCLHGENSQSMTNIYKTTAAAVAAAAAAHHTSPLTPNVSMERAARSASAGPATAAISVAAAVEEQQIAIGESVANSTASVRPTGAIPKVKTASKAAKESSSSSSHSNNATAAAASAASSSGAEKASTSGTTAKSATVAKKTSSSATRSNSSGDAGNGTLNRISKSSLQWLLVNKWLPLWIGQGPECKYICRLHFEVKYHNTTHISWRYIF from the exons ATGATAGCGTTGACTGCATTATTAACCAAATACACGATCGGTATTATGAGCAATCTAAGCAATGGCAATTTGCAGCAACagaatcaacagcagcaacaacagcagccgcaacaacaacagcagcagaatgCTGAAGCGGGCGCGGGGGCGGCTGCGGGTGCAGGTCAGGAAGCAGGTGTAATAATGCCAGCACCTGGTCTGGGCATTGCAGTGGGTGTGgtgcagcgacagcgactattgatacaacaacaacaacagctgcagcatcaACAGAATCCTGCCGCCGAAGGCAGTGGATTGGAACGCGGCAGCTGTTTGTTGCGCTATGCGAGCCAAAATAGCCTCGATGAGAGCTCCCAAAAGCACATACAGCGACCCAATGGCAAGGAGCGCGGCACCGTGGGACAATACAGCAATGAACAGCACACCTCACGCTCCTTTGATGCCATGAACGAGATGCGCAA aCAAAAACAACTTTGTGATGTCATTCTGGTGGCTGACGATGTGGAGATTCATGCCCATCGCATGGTCTTGGCATCCTGCAGTCCCTACTTCTATGCGATGTTCACCAGCTTCGAGGAATCCCGGAAAACTCGCATCACATTGCAGAGCGTCGATGCTCGAGCTCTTGAGCTGCTGATAGATTATGTCTATACATCGAATGTGGAGGTGAATGAGGATAATGTCCAGGTGCTGTTGACAGCTGCCAATTTGCTGCAGCTCACCGATGTCCGAGATGCCTGCTGTGATTTTCTACAAACGCAATTGGATGCCAGCAATTGTCTGGGCATTCGTGAATTCGCTGATCTGCATGGCTGCGTTGAGCTTTTAAACTATGCCGAGACCTACATTGAACAACATTTCAA TGAAGTGATACAATTTGACGAGTTTCTGAATTTGACGCACGAGCAAGtgataaatttaatatcaaatgaTCGCATCTCGGTGCCAAACGAGGAGCGTGTCTACGAATGCGTGATCGCCTGGCTGCGCTACGATGTCCCAATGCGAGAGCACTTCACCTCGCTGCTAATGGAGCACGTGCGTCTGCCCTTCCTCTCCAAGGAGTACATCACTCAGCGGGTGGACAAAGAACTGCTGCTCGAGGGCAATATTGTGTGCAAGAATCTGATAATCGAGGCGCTCACCTATCATCTGCTGCCCTCAGAGACCAAATCAGCGCGCACCGTGCCCCGCAAGCCGGTTGGTATGCCCAAGATACTGCTGGTGATTGGCGGCCAGGCACCGAAGGCCATACGCTCTGTGGAGTGGTATGATTTGCGTGAGGAGAAATGGTATCAGGCCGCCGAGATGCCCAATCGTCGGTGTCGCAGCGGACTCTCGGTGCTGGGCGACAAAGTCTATGCCGTGGGCGGTTTCAATGGATCGCTGCGTGTGCGCACTGTGGATGTCTATGATCCGGCCACCGATCAGTGGGCCAACTGCAGCAACATGGAGGCACGTCGCTCCACCTTGGGCGTCGCTGTGCTCAATGGTTGCATCTATGCTGTGGGCGGTTTTGATGGCACCACGGGATTATCGAGTGCCGAGATGTATGATCCCAAGACTGAGATATGGCGTTTCATTTCCTCCATGTCCACGCGACGCAGTTCTGTCGGTGTGGGCGTGGTCAATGGCCTGCTCTACGCTGTGGGCGGCTATGATGGTTTCTCGCGGCAATGTCTTTCGTCGGTCGAACGCTATAATCCCGAGCTCGATGTCTGGACTAGCGTTGCGGATATGTCTTCGCGTCGCAGCGGTGCTGGAGTTGGCGTCTTGAACAATATACTCTATGCTGTCGGTGGTCACGATGGGCCCATGGTGCGCAAATCTGTGGAAGCCTATGACTTTGAGACGGACACTTGGCGTTCCGTTGCTGATATGTCCTACTGTCGTCGCAATGCTGGCGTTGTCGCACACGATGGACTCTTGTATGTGGTTGGAGGGGACGATGGCACCTCGAATTTGGCTTCGGTTGAGGTTTACTGCCCGGACTCGGATAGCTGGCGCATTTTGCCAGCCTTGATGACCATCGGACGCAGCTATGCGGGAGTCTGTATGATAGATAAGCCCTTGTGAATGGAAGAGCAGGGCGCATTGGCACG GCAAGCGGCCTCGCTGGCCATAGCGCTGTTGGATGATGAGAATAGCCAGGCTGAGGGCACCATGGAGGGCGCTGTCGGTGGTGCTATTTATGGCAatattgtggctgctgctgcagcaacgcCGCCAACACCagcacatcagcaacaacaacaacaacagcagccagccaATCATCCGCATTATGAGAATATCTATGCGCCAATTGGTCAgccgagcaacaacaataacaacaacaacaatcaaattgCTGCCAATGCCCCTGCTAATGTTGAGGAAGCTCAGCAACcaccgcaacaacaaccacaacagcaacaacaggctGCGGCAACTGAAGCCAatcagccacagcaacaacagcaacagcaagcacAACAAGCTGCACCACCGCAACAGGCACGCATCCTGCCCATCAATAGTTATCGCAATGATTTATATGATCGCTCGTCGAGCACAGCTGCTGCCTACGATGTGCCACGTGCCGTGCGCTCCGGGCTCGGCTACAGACGCAACTTTCGCATCGATATGCAGAATG GCAATCGCTATGGCAGCGGCTTGAGATGTGCGCCACTTTATGCCAGTAATCGCAACAATTGCCAACGACAGCGCAGCTTCGATGACACCGAATCCACGGATGGTTACAATCTGCCCTATGCCAATGCCATGCGCTATGAGAATATCTACGAGCAGATACGCGATGAGCCGCTTTATCGCACCACagcggctgccgctgctgctgtggcgggCAGTCGAGTGCCGCTCTACACGCGGCTGGATGTGTTGGGCCATGGCATTGGCCGCATCGAAAGGCATTTGAGTTCGTCGTGCGGCAACATCGATCATTATAATCTGGGCGGACATTACGCTGTGCTCGGGCACTCGCACTTTGGCACCGTGGGACACATACGCTTGAATGCAAATGGCGCCGCTGCACCGgcgagcaacagcagctgcacagTGCCCAATTGTCAGGGTTATGTGAGCGCATCGGCCGGAGTTGCGGGCACAAGTGCAACGGCTGCTGCCGCGgctgctgcggcagctgctACAGAGTACGGCAATGTCAAGGTGCCGGTGAAGAACAGCGCCTCGTCGTTCTTCAGCTGCCTGCATGGCGAGAATTCGCAGAGCATGACCAACATCTATAAgacgacagcggcagcggtggctgcagctgctgctgctcatcatACATCGCCACTCACGCCCAATGTGTCCATGGAACGTGCGGCACGCTCTGCTTCGGCGGGACCTGCCACAGCTGCAATTTCAGTGGCAGCCGCTGTAGAAGAGCAGCAAATAGCAATAGGCGAAAGTGTTGCCAACTCCACAGCTTCAGTGCGTCCAACGGGCGCCATACCCAAAGTGAAGACAGCCAGCAAGGCGGCCAAGGagtcgagcagcagcagcagccacagcaacaatgcAACAGCTGCGGCAGCATCAGCGGCTAGCTCAAGTGGTGCAGAGAAAGCCTCCACATCAGGAACAACCGCCAAAAGCGCGACTGTGGCCAAGAAAACCTCAAGCAGCGCCACACGTTCAAATTCTTCAGGTGATGCTGGGAATGGCACATTGAATCGCATATCGAAATCGAGTCTGCAGTGGCTGCTGGTCAACAAGTGGCTGCCGCTTTGGATAGGCCAAGGACCCGAGTGCAAG
- the LOC133834979 gene encoding ring canal kelch protein isoform X2, translating to MIALTALLTKYTIGIMSNLSNGNLQQQNQQQQQQQPQQQQQQNAEAGAGAAAGAGQEAGVIMPAPGLGIAVGVVQRQRLLIQQQQQLQHQQNPAAEGSGLERGSCLLRYASQNSLDESSQKHIQRPNGKERGTVGQYSNEQHTSRSFDAMNEMRKQKQLCDVILVADDVEIHAHRMVLASCSPYFYAMFTSFEESRKTRITLQSVDARALELLIDYVYTSNVEVNEDNVQVLLTAANLLQLTDVRDACCDFLQTQLDASNCLGIREFADLHGCVELLNYAETYIEQHFNEVIQFDEFLNLTHEQVINLISNDRISVPNEERVYECVIAWLRYDVPMREHFTSLLMEHVRLPFLSKEYITQRVDKELLLEGNIVCKNLIIEALTYHLLPSETKSARTVPRKPVGMPKILLVIGGQAPKAIRSVEWYDLREEKWYQAAEMPNRRCRSGLSVLGDKVYAVGGFNGSLRVRTVDVYDPATDQWANCSNMEARRSTLGVAVLNGCIYAVGGFDGTTGLSSAEMYDPKTEIWRFISSMSTRRSSVGVGVVNGLLYAVGGYDGFSRQCLSSVERYNPELDVWTSVADMSSRRSGAGVGVLNNILYAVGGHDGPMVRKSVEAYDFETDTWRSVADMSYCRRNAGVVAHDGLLYVVGGDDGTSNLASVEVYCPDSDSWRILPALMTIGRSYAGVCMIDKPLUMEEQGALARQAASLAIALLDDENSQAEGTMEGAVGGAIYGNIVAAAAATPPTPAHQQQQQQQQPANHPHYENIYAPIGQPSNNNNNNNNQIAANAPANVEEAQQPPQQQPQQQQQAAATEANQPQQQQQQQAQQAAPPQQARILPINSYRNDLYDRSSSTAAAYDVPRAVRSGLGYRRNFRIDMQNGNRYGSGLRCAPLYASNRNNCQRQRSFDDTESTDGYNLPYANAMRYENIYEQIRDEPLYRTTAAAAAAVAGSRVPLYTRLDVLGHGIGRIERHLSSSCGNIDHYNLGGHYAVLGHSHFGTVGHIRLNANGAAAPASNSSCTVPNCQGYVSASAGVAGTSATAAAAAAAAAATEYGNVKVPVKNSASSFFSCLHGENSQSMTNIYKTTAAAVAAAAAAHHTSPLTPNVSMERAARSASAGPATAAISVAAAVEEQQIAIGESVANSTASVRPTGAIPKVKTASKAAKESSSSSSHSNNATAAAASAASSSGAEKASTSGTTAKSATVAKKTSSSATRSNSSGDAGNGTLNRISKSSLQWLLVNKWLPLWIGQGPECKLRHRFGGLSDVQSIWHATPGLGTLATGYDALSWRMC from the exons ATGATAGCGTTGACTGCATTATTAACCAAATACACGATCGGTATTATGAGCAATCTAAGCAATGGCAATTTGCAGCAACagaatcaacagcagcaacaacagcagccgcaacaacaacagcagcagaatgCTGAAGCGGGCGCGGGGGCGGCTGCGGGTGCAGGTCAGGAAGCAGGTGTAATAATGCCAGCACCTGGTCTGGGCATTGCAGTGGGTGTGgtgcagcgacagcgactattgatacaacaacaacaacagctgcagcatcaACAGAATCCTGCCGCCGAAGGCAGTGGATTGGAACGCGGCAGCTGTTTGTTGCGCTATGCGAGCCAAAATAGCCTCGATGAGAGCTCCCAAAAGCACATACAGCGACCCAATGGCAAGGAGCGCGGCACCGTGGGACAATACAGCAATGAACAGCACACCTCACGCTCCTTTGATGCCATGAACGAGATGCGCAA aCAAAAACAACTTTGTGATGTCATTCTGGTGGCTGACGATGTGGAGATTCATGCCCATCGCATGGTCTTGGCATCCTGCAGTCCCTACTTCTATGCGATGTTCACCAGCTTCGAGGAATCCCGGAAAACTCGCATCACATTGCAGAGCGTCGATGCTCGAGCTCTTGAGCTGCTGATAGATTATGTCTATACATCGAATGTGGAGGTGAATGAGGATAATGTCCAGGTGCTGTTGACAGCTGCCAATTTGCTGCAGCTCACCGATGTCCGAGATGCCTGCTGTGATTTTCTACAAACGCAATTGGATGCCAGCAATTGTCTGGGCATTCGTGAATTCGCTGATCTGCATGGCTGCGTTGAGCTTTTAAACTATGCCGAGACCTACATTGAACAACATTTCAA TGAAGTGATACAATTTGACGAGTTTCTGAATTTGACGCACGAGCAAGtgataaatttaatatcaaatgaTCGCATCTCGGTGCCAAACGAGGAGCGTGTCTACGAATGCGTGATCGCCTGGCTGCGCTACGATGTCCCAATGCGAGAGCACTTCACCTCGCTGCTAATGGAGCACGTGCGTCTGCCCTTCCTCTCCAAGGAGTACATCACTCAGCGGGTGGACAAAGAACTGCTGCTCGAGGGCAATATTGTGTGCAAGAATCTGATAATCGAGGCGCTCACCTATCATCTGCTGCCCTCAGAGACCAAATCAGCGCGCACCGTGCCCCGCAAGCCGGTTGGTATGCCCAAGATACTGCTGGTGATTGGCGGCCAGGCACCGAAGGCCATACGCTCTGTGGAGTGGTATGATTTGCGTGAGGAGAAATGGTATCAGGCCGCCGAGATGCCCAATCGTCGGTGTCGCAGCGGACTCTCGGTGCTGGGCGACAAAGTCTATGCCGTGGGCGGTTTCAATGGATCGCTGCGTGTGCGCACTGTGGATGTCTATGATCCGGCCACCGATCAGTGGGCCAACTGCAGCAACATGGAGGCACGTCGCTCCACCTTGGGCGTCGCTGTGCTCAATGGTTGCATCTATGCTGTGGGCGGTTTTGATGGCACCACGGGATTATCGAGTGCCGAGATGTATGATCCCAAGACTGAGATATGGCGTTTCATTTCCTCCATGTCCACGCGACGCAGTTCTGTCGGTGTGGGCGTGGTCAATGGCCTGCTCTACGCTGTGGGCGGCTATGATGGTTTCTCGCGGCAATGTCTTTCGTCGGTCGAACGCTATAATCCCGAGCTCGATGTCTGGACTAGCGTTGCGGATATGTCTTCGCGTCGCAGCGGTGCTGGAGTTGGCGTCTTGAACAATATACTCTATGCTGTCGGTGGTCACGATGGGCCCATGGTGCGCAAATCTGTGGAAGCCTATGACTTTGAGACGGACACTTGGCGTTCCGTTGCTGATATGTCCTACTGTCGTCGCAATGCTGGCGTTGTCGCACACGATGGACTCTTGTATGTGGTTGGAGGGGACGATGGCACCTCGAATTTGGCTTCGGTTGAGGTTTACTGCCCGGACTCGGATAGCTGGCGCATTTTGCCAGCCTTGATGACCATCGGACGCAGCTATGCGGGAGTCTGTATGATAGATAAGCCCTTGTGAATGGAAGAGCAGGGCGCATTGGCACG GCAAGCGGCCTCGCTGGCCATAGCGCTGTTGGATGATGAGAATAGCCAGGCTGAGGGCACCATGGAGGGCGCTGTCGGTGGTGCTATTTATGGCAatattgtggctgctgctgcagcaacgcCGCCAACACCagcacatcagcaacaacaacaacaacagcagccagccaATCATCCGCATTATGAGAATATCTATGCGCCAATTGGTCAgccgagcaacaacaataacaacaacaacaatcaaattgCTGCCAATGCCCCTGCTAATGTTGAGGAAGCTCAGCAACcaccgcaacaacaaccacaacagcaacaacaggctGCGGCAACTGAAGCCAatcagccacagcaacaacagcaacagcaagcacAACAAGCTGCACCACCGCAACAGGCACGCATCCTGCCCATCAATAGTTATCGCAATGATTTATATGATCGCTCGTCGAGCACAGCTGCTGCCTACGATGTGCCACGTGCCGTGCGCTCCGGGCTCGGCTACAGACGCAACTTTCGCATCGATATGCAGAATG GCAATCGCTATGGCAGCGGCTTGAGATGTGCGCCACTTTATGCCAGTAATCGCAACAATTGCCAACGACAGCGCAGCTTCGATGACACCGAATCCACGGATGGTTACAATCTGCCCTATGCCAATGCCATGCGCTATGAGAATATCTACGAGCAGATACGCGATGAGCCGCTTTATCGCACCACagcggctgccgctgctgctgtggcgggCAGTCGAGTGCCGCTCTACACGCGGCTGGATGTGTTGGGCCATGGCATTGGCCGCATCGAAAGGCATTTGAGTTCGTCGTGCGGCAACATCGATCATTATAATCTGGGCGGACATTACGCTGTGCTCGGGCACTCGCACTTTGGCACCGTGGGACACATACGCTTGAATGCAAATGGCGCCGCTGCACCGgcgagcaacagcagctgcacagTGCCCAATTGTCAGGGTTATGTGAGCGCATCGGCCGGAGTTGCGGGCACAAGTGCAACGGCTGCTGCCGCGgctgctgcggcagctgctACAGAGTACGGCAATGTCAAGGTGCCGGTGAAGAACAGCGCCTCGTCGTTCTTCAGCTGCCTGCATGGCGAGAATTCGCAGAGCATGACCAACATCTATAAgacgacagcggcagcggtggctgcagctgctgctgctcatcatACATCGCCACTCACGCCCAATGTGTCCATGGAACGTGCGGCACGCTCTGCTTCGGCGGGACCTGCCACAGCTGCAATTTCAGTGGCAGCCGCTGTAGAAGAGCAGCAAATAGCAATAGGCGAAAGTGTTGCCAACTCCACAGCTTCAGTGCGTCCAACGGGCGCCATACCCAAAGTGAAGACAGCCAGCAAGGCGGCCAAGGagtcgagcagcagcagcagccacagcaacaatgcAACAGCTGCGGCAGCATCAGCGGCTAGCTCAAGTGGTGCAGAGAAAGCCTCCACATCAGGAACAACCGCCAAAAGCGCGACTGTGGCCAAGAAAACCTCAAGCAGCGCCACACGTTCAAATTCTTCAGGTGATGCTGGGAATGGCACATTGAATCGCATATCGAAATCGAGTCTGCAGTGGCTGCTGGTCAACAAGTGGCTGCCGCTTTGGATAGGCCAAGGACCCGAGTGCAAG CTGCGACACCGCTTCGGTGGCCTCTCAGATGTCCAATCCATATGGCACGCCACGCCTGGGCTTGGGACCCTTGCCACAGGATATGATGCGCTTTCATGGCGGATGTGCTAG